From the genome of Arthrobacter alpinus, one region includes:
- a CDS encoding APC family permease — translation MSEQLTLPESTEQLPKKMRWFDGFAMSMTMPAALIATLGASIADLGGWGAAFLWAVSMLLAMGVNWIYTELATMFPESSGGITHYAAEAWKKRAPWVAPLASVGYWFPWGTNLATYGAITGALIQAQWFPDSTWVVHVGPISLSLPIVIGIGVILFMYLINIIGVRMTMAFVYITAGILMIPLFAFIVLPLFSSDWAPAELTWNLHGMAGLHKALVWLYIMAWTTFGIEVCATFAPEYKDSVKDTTKAIKAAVLFCLGVFFLIPITLGGYAGEAAIAENPATFFVASFGSLVGGASDIMVLCLIASLLLIMTTSVADASRVLFNMGKSGITIRSVGKLNKRGVPLRALNVMLVLNIVVLVVLQSPLAIIVTGNLGYILTHIFAVSGFFVLRKDRPNATRPIRLPSFFVPLSIALTGFMVLILIVGATGFSVTGYGGFKELAIALGVLAAGVVIWVFVKKSDARKAAERDSADV, via the coding sequence ATGTCTGAGCAGTTGACGCTCCCCGAGAGCACGGAACAATTACCCAAAAAGATGCGATGGTTCGACGGGTTCGCCATGTCGATGACCATGCCGGCGGCGCTCATTGCAACACTAGGCGCCTCGATTGCGGACCTTGGCGGTTGGGGTGCGGCATTCCTCTGGGCCGTCTCCATGCTGCTCGCCATGGGCGTGAACTGGATTTACACGGAGCTGGCAACCATGTTCCCGGAATCCTCCGGCGGTATCACCCACTACGCCGCGGAAGCTTGGAAGAAGCGTGCGCCCTGGGTGGCGCCACTGGCCAGTGTGGGCTATTGGTTCCCGTGGGGAACCAACCTAGCCACTTACGGCGCCATCACCGGTGCACTGATCCAGGCCCAGTGGTTCCCCGATTCAACCTGGGTGGTCCACGTGGGCCCCATCTCGTTGAGTCTGCCGATTGTCATTGGGATTGGCGTGATCTTGTTCATGTACCTGATCAACATCATTGGCGTGCGCATGACCATGGCTTTTGTCTACATCACGGCCGGGATCCTGATGATTCCGCTCTTCGCGTTCATCGTCCTGCCGCTGTTCAGCAGTGACTGGGCACCCGCGGAGCTGACTTGGAACCTGCACGGCATGGCCGGACTGCACAAGGCCCTGGTTTGGCTCTACATCATGGCTTGGACCACTTTCGGCATTGAGGTGTGTGCCACCTTTGCACCGGAATACAAGGACTCGGTCAAGGACACCACCAAGGCCATCAAGGCCGCAGTGCTCTTCTGCCTGGGCGTCTTCTTCCTCATCCCCATCACCCTCGGCGGCTATGCCGGCGAGGCCGCCATCGCGGAAAACCCTGCAACATTCTTCGTGGCAAGCTTTGGTTCATTGGTGGGTGGGGCGTCGGACATCATGGTCTTGTGCCTGATCGCCTCGCTGCTGCTGATCATGACCACCTCTGTGGCAGACGCATCCCGCGTGTTGTTCAACATGGGCAAGTCCGGCATCACCATCCGCTCCGTGGGTAAGTTGAACAAGCGCGGCGTCCCGCTGCGTGCGCTAAATGTGATGTTGGTGCTGAACATTGTGGTGCTGGTGGTTCTGCAATCGCCGCTGGCCATCATCGTGACCGGCAACCTCGGCTACATCCTCACCCATATCTTTGCAGTCTCCGGCTTCTTCGTGCTGCGCAAGGACCGCCCAAACGCCACCCGCCCCATTAGGCTCCCTTCCTTCTTCGTCCCACTGTCGATCGCCCTGACCGGGTTCATGGTGCTGATCCTGATTGTCGGCGCAACCGGTTTCTCCGTCACCGGGTACGGAGGATTCAAGGAACTGGCCATTGCACTGGGCGTGCTCGCCGCGGGTGTCGTGATTTGGGTTTTCGTCAAGAAGAGCGACGCACGTAAAGCGGCCGAACGTGATTCAGCGGATGTCTAG
- a CDS encoding aldehyde dehydrogenase family protein: MTVVTVPTRTQLFIAGEYSDGSGQESYDVTSPSTGEFIASIPVPTEADLDLAVAKAHEAKGSWQKLGVFKRAEICHKIADALEARVDELARIQSTEQGKPLAESIADVKEAAQLFHLHAEDAIRLNGETIPSSDTDKRMFTFRAAVGVWGIITPWNFPLLMFAEFVAPGLATGNAHVVKPPANTALTVLAAMECLVEAGLPAGLVSILPGEGDFGAKLVSHDGIDAIGFIGSSATAAKIQKTAGLKRSIMECSGNGPVVVLADADLKRAAKAAVDGTYFCAGQVCCATERVIVHKDIHEAFVKEVLEYAKATVKLGDPFAESTNLGPLNNELVAVKMDAHMADARERGLDILMGGQRSPDFPTNLYYEFTVVDNVSEESLLGREESFGPVLPIIVGQDDDDILRIANADSLGLQGAVFTQSMKAAYRFMEELEVGQVVVNDSNGWWDINMPFGGAGGKGTGWGRIGGVHTLLDMTDLRTGVIHLS; this comes from the coding sequence ATGACTGTTGTAACGGTGCCCACACGCACACAGTTATTCATTGCCGGAGAGTATTCAGATGGAAGCGGGCAGGAAAGCTATGACGTCACCAGCCCGTCCACCGGAGAATTCATCGCCTCTATCCCAGTCCCCACCGAAGCGGACCTGGACCTGGCTGTAGCAAAGGCCCACGAAGCCAAGGGTTCCTGGCAGAAGTTGGGCGTCTTCAAGCGCGCAGAAATCTGCCACAAGATCGCGGATGCGCTGGAGGCCCGAGTCGACGAGCTTGCCCGTATTCAGTCCACCGAGCAGGGCAAGCCGCTGGCTGAGTCGATAGCCGACGTCAAGGAGGCCGCGCAGCTCTTCCACCTGCACGCCGAAGATGCCATCCGTCTCAATGGCGAAACCATCCCCTCTTCCGACACGGACAAGCGCATGTTCACTTTCCGTGCCGCAGTTGGTGTCTGGGGCATCATTACGCCCTGGAACTTCCCCTTGCTCATGTTCGCGGAGTTCGTTGCTCCCGGTCTGGCCACGGGCAACGCCCACGTTGTAAAGCCCCCGGCAAACACGGCACTCACCGTCCTGGCCGCCATGGAGTGTCTCGTTGAGGCGGGCCTGCCTGCCGGGCTCGTCTCCATCCTTCCCGGCGAAGGCGACTTCGGTGCCAAGCTGGTTTCCCATGATGGCATTGACGCCATCGGTTTCATCGGCTCCTCCGCCACGGCGGCGAAGATCCAGAAGACTGCAGGTCTGAAGCGGTCCATCATGGAGTGCTCCGGCAACGGCCCCGTGGTGGTACTAGCCGACGCCGACCTCAAACGCGCTGCCAAGGCCGCAGTTGATGGCACCTACTTCTGCGCCGGCCAGGTCTGCTGCGCCACCGAGCGCGTCATTGTTCACAAAGACATTCACGAAGCGTTCGTCAAGGAGGTCCTGGAATACGCCAAGGCCACCGTCAAACTGGGTGACCCCTTCGCCGAGAGCACCAACCTTGGCCCGTTGAACAATGAGCTTGTTGCCGTCAAAATGGACGCCCATATGGCGGACGCCCGCGAACGCGGTCTGGACATCCTCATGGGCGGCCAGCGCAGTCCGGATTTCCCCACGAACCTCTACTACGAATTCACTGTTGTAGACAACGTGAGCGAAGAGAGTCTGCTGGGCCGCGAAGAGTCCTTCGGCCCCGTGCTGCCAATCATTGTTGGTCAGGATGACGACGATATCCTACGCATCGCCAATGCTGATTCCCTGGGGCTGCAGGGTGCCGTCTTCACCCAGAGCATGAAGGCTGCCTACCGCTTTATGGAGGAGTTGGAGGTTGGCCAGGTTGTGGTTAACGATTCCAACGGCTGGTGGGATATCAACATGCCGTTCGGCGGGGCTGGCGGCAAGGGCACCGGGTGGGGCCGCATCGGCGGCGTCCACACCCTGCTCGATATGACCGACCTCCGCACGGGTGTTATTCACCTCAGCTAA
- a CDS encoding Lrp/AsnC family transcriptional regulator, translated as MTELDDIDRQLIAALQLNGRKSFKEIAEETGIPASSVRYRVQRLEESGTLQIVGIANPLSIGFDRLALIGVRCAPGMARSVCKDLAALTESSYVVLTTGTYDVMVEVVCRDLAHYTELLYDRLQLIDGVSVTETFFVLEAHKLAYGWGVGTAPAPGTVHTTIQ; from the coding sequence ATGACCGAACTCGATGACATTGACCGCCAGCTCATTGCTGCACTACAGCTCAATGGCCGTAAATCCTTCAAGGAGATAGCTGAGGAAACAGGCATTCCCGCATCATCTGTTCGCTACCGTGTGCAGCGTCTGGAGGAATCGGGGACGCTTCAGATCGTGGGAATCGCCAACCCGCTCTCAATCGGCTTTGACCGCCTGGCCTTGATCGGCGTGCGCTGCGCACCGGGGATGGCAAGAAGTGTCTGCAAGGACCTGGCCGCGCTAACCGAGTCCAGCTACGTGGTATTGACCACGGGCACCTACGACGTCATGGTGGAGGTCGTGTGCCGGGACCTGGCACACTACACGGAACTGCTCTATGACCGCCTGCAACTTATCGACGGCGTCAGCGTCACCGAGACCTTCTTCGTTCTCGAAGCGCACAAACTGGCTTACGGCTGGGGTGTGGGAACCGCCCCCGCCCCAGGGACGGTCCACACCACCATCCAGTAG
- a CDS encoding DMT family transporter, which produces MHWFLLAAAIAAEIVATTLLKVSAGFTKPWASIGTVLGYVVSFYLLSLVLKYVPLSMAYAIWSAAGTVAIALIGVALFSERLTAVQIAGILLTAAGVAMINLGAAPAAAPIEISGSEHQPHS; this is translated from the coding sequence ATGCACTGGTTCCTGCTCGCCGCGGCAATCGCAGCCGAAATCGTGGCCACAACGCTATTGAAGGTGTCCGCCGGTTTTACCAAACCCTGGGCCAGCATCGGCACGGTTCTTGGTTATGTCGTCTCTTTCTACCTTCTCAGTCTGGTACTCAAATACGTGCCACTGAGCATGGCTTATGCGATTTGGTCGGCGGCAGGAACGGTTGCCATCGCCCTTATTGGGGTCGCCTTGTTTTCCGAGCGCCTCACCGCGGTACAAATTGCAGGAATCCTGCTGACGGCCGCCGGTGTGGCGATGATCAACCTTGGTGCGGCGCCCGCTGCCGCACCAATTGAAATAAGCGGGTCGGAACACCAGCCACACAGCTGA